TTTTCTTACTAGACTTGCCTCTTTCTTATTTTCTTCCATTTTTAATTTATGTTTTTCTTTCAATTTTTTCTTATTTGACACATGGGCCACCCCTTTCACCTCCCCTATTATACTATATATTTGACAAAATTCGATGAATTCATTTAAAAACATCATTGCGAAGTTTGTTTTTATTTTCTTCGTTAATATTTTTCGTGACGTTAAACCTAAACATTTGTTTAATTGTGTAGAAATATAGCGCATTATTTGCAAAGACGTTTTAGAGAAGAGAATGAATATTATTTAGGTATTCATTCTACTTCATGACTTTTATACACTAGTAAAGGTCATAGAACTTGTCTCTTTTATTCCCCCCTCTATCTTGATGGCATAGGGCACGTTATTTCGTCAAAAATAAAAAACCTGACAGCAGATAGCTATCAGGTTCTACGAACTCGTTTCAGCAAGTGAAACATCGAAACTCTTAAACATTTAAGGCTTAATTTTCCTCTTCTAGTTCACCGTCAGCAAATGTATTTAAGAGCTCTTCAACCATGTTCCATTCTTCATCTGTTTCAATAGCATAGAGGGAAAGTTCTCCACCTTCAGGTTCCTCATACCGAAAGGCATGCACTTCAACCTCATCTTCTTCACTCTCATTTGATCCCTCGGGAGCTAATACCATGTATGAGTTACCTGTGGAATCCACATCAAAGGTGAACAAAACTTGAAATAAATGCTCATCACCATTTTCATCTGGAATAACGATTCGATCATCATCACTAGCTTCATTCATTCGATATTCTACCATATTAGTTGCCTCCTTAATTTTGTCTATCCAAATAGCCTTGTAATATCATCACTGCAGCCATCTTATCAATAACTTTTTTTCTTTTTTTACGACTTACATCTGCGCTAACAAGCATACGTTCAGCAGCCACTGTAGACAAACGTTCATCCCACATCTCCACCTTTAAACCAGTACGTTGACTTAGCTCTTTAGCAAACTGCTGACACGCTTCACCGCTCGGCCCAATAGTTCCATTCATATTTTTTGGGAGACCTACCACAATTTTTGCAATATGGTGCTCTGCAATAAGTTCCTCAAGCCTTTCAAATGCCTTATCAAGGTCATTTTCTTCTCTCTTTATTGTCTCGACACCTTGAGCAGTCCAGCCTAATTCGTCACTTACTGCTACACCGATCGTTTTCGTGCCTACATCCAGGCCTAAAATCTTCATGATTTCTCCTTTTGATGTTGCGCAAGATAGGAGCGTACGAGCTCTTCAATTAATTCATCTCGTTCAATTTTACGAATGAGTGTCCTAGCATCTTTATGACGCGGAATGTAGGCAGGATCCCCAGATAATAAATACCCGACAATTTGATTGATAGGGTTATATCCTTTTTCTTCTAATGACGTATAAACTGTTAGAAGAACATCTTTCACATCCTCATCCATTGAATCATCATTAAAATTGAATTTCATTGTTCTGTCCATTGAACTCATTATACCCTCACCTTTCTTTCCTATTAAAGAAAAGGTTAATTACCCGTTCCATTATGAGTTTATATGTCTATCTACTATTGTACACGATTGTTGTACATTTAGACATTTCTTTTTACTAATTCAGGAACTATGTCTAACGCTTCTGCTAACTTTGATGGGTCCTTAGCACCAGCTTGGGCCATATCAGGACGCCCACCTCCGCCGCCACCACACATTGAAGCCACTTCTTTAACAATAGATCCTGCATGGTGTCCGTCTTTTATTAAATCCTTCGAGACGCTCGCCACAATACTGACTTTTTCTCCATTAACTGTGGCAAGCACTAATATACCTGATTCAAGCTTTTCCTTCAAGGAATCGGCCATCTTCCTCAATGAATTCATATCAGAAACAGATACTTGCTTTACAAGCAACTTCACTCCACTGATTTCTTGTAAATCATCCATAAGGTTTCCAGCTTGGAATTGAGCTAATTTACTCGATAAAGATTCATTTTCTTTTTCTTTTTCTTTTAATTGTTTTTGAAGTTGCTCAACGCGTAAAGGCAATTCATTAACATTCGTTTTTAATAAGCTTGCTGCTTTCTTTAGTTGCTCTAATTGAGTCGTCATATATTCGTATGCTTTTTTCCCGGTAACGGCTTCTACACGGCGGACTCCTGCTCCAATACCTGCCTCGGAAACAATTTTAAATAAACCAATTTCTGCGGTATTATTCACATGACAGCCTCCACAAAGCTCTAAGCTATAATTATCTACTTGGACGACTCTAACTGTTTCTCCATATTTCTCACCGAAAAGAGCCATAGCCCCCATTTCCTTCGCTTCAGACAATGTTTTCACCATTGTCTCAACAGCAATTCCTTCCCATATCTTTTCATTGACAATCGTTTCAATCTGTTCTAATTCACTTTCAGTTAATTGCCCTAAGTGTGAGAAATCAAATCTTAAGCGATCTTCTTGCACAAGAGAACCTGCTTGATTCACATGATCGCCTAACACATCTTTTAATGCTTGATGAAGTAAATGAGTTGCTGTATGATTTTTCACAATAGCTGCTCGTGCTCGGTCATCAATTGAGGCTATTAATTCCTCACGAACGTTTAATACGCCTGATACGACGTGGACAAGGTGAAGATTTTGCCCGTTCGGTGCTTTTTGAACATCCTTGACCTTTAATGTCACATTACGATTAGATAACGTGCCATTATCTGCCACTTGCCCACCACTTTCCGCATAAAAAGGAGTCCTGTCCAAAATAACATGAACGTCATCACCTTCAGTCGCCACATCTGTCAACTTTTTATCTTTGACAATTGCTTTTACGATGGCTGGGCTCTCTTTCTGAGAGTATCCAATAAATTCACTTTCATCTGTGATATGCCCTAAAACATCATCCTGTAATTGCATCGAGCCAGAATCTTGTCTAGCAGCTCTCGCACGTTCTCGTTGCTTTTCCATTTCGCTATCAAACTCTTCTCGATTAAGTGTTAAACCGGCATCCGCTACATACTCTTCTGTTAAATCAACTGGGAAGCCGTAAGTATCATATAATCGGAAGCCATCTCTACCAGAAATAGTCGTTGTGTTTTCGGCTTTTGCTTTATCGATGAGTGTATTTAACATCCCAAGCCCTTCATTTAGCGTCTCATGAAATCTTTCTTCCTCGATGCGGACAACTCGTTCAATAAACTCTTGCTTATTAACAACTTCTGGATAAAAATCTTGCATAATACTTCCCACTACAGGCACGAGCTTATACATAAACGGTTCATGAATATTAAGATGTTTTGCATAACGTACTGCTCTTCTCAATAATCGACGCAATACGTACCCACGACCTTCATTAGAAGGCAAGGCCCCATCAGAAACAGCAAATGTCACTGTACGAATATGATCAGCGATTACTTTAAAAGCTGTATCGTTTTCTGTATCCTTACCGTACTTTTGTCTAGAAATTTCTTCAGTTAATTTAATGATCGGTAAAAATAAATCGGTATCAAAGTTCGTTTTCGCATCCTGAATCACAGACACCATTCTTTCCAAACCCATTCCCGTATCAATATTCTTTTTAGGAAGTGGTGTATAACTTCCATCGGGATTATGATTAAATTGAGAAAAAACAAGGTTCCATACTTCTAAATGACGCTCATTTTCTCCACCAGGAAACATTTCTGGATCATTCGGATCATCTCCGTACTCAGCACCACGATCATAGAAAATTTCTGTATTCGGTCCACATGGGCCTTCCCCTATATCCCAAAAATTTTCTTCTAATCGAATAATTCGGGCTTCTGGCAAACCGATATCATTATGCCAAATGTTATAGGCTTCTTCGTCTTCCGGATAGAT
The DNA window shown above is from Salipaludibacillus agaradhaerens and carries:
- a CDS encoding DUF1292 domain-containing protein, whose protein sequence is MVEYRMNEASDDDRIVIPDENGDEHLFQVLFTFDVDSTGNSYMVLAPEGSNESEEDEVEVHAFRYEEPEGGELSLYAIETDEEWNMVEELLNTFADGELEEEN
- the ruvX gene encoding Holliday junction resolvase RuvX, translating into MKILGLDVGTKTIGVAVSDELGWTAQGVETIKREENDLDKAFERLEELIAEHHIAKIVVGLPKNMNGTIGPSGEACQQFAKELSQRTGLKVEMWDERLSTVAAERMLVSADVSRKKRKKVIDKMAAVMILQGYLDRQN
- a CDS encoding IreB family regulatory phosphoprotein — protein: MSSMDRTMKFNFNDDSMDEDVKDVLLTVYTSLEEKGYNPINQIVGYLLSGDPAYIPRHKDARTLIRKIERDELIEELVRSYLAQHQKEKS
- the alaS gene encoding alanine--tRNA ligase; translation: MRHLTSAEVRQMYLDFFKEKGHNVEPSASLVPHEDPSLLWINSGVATLKKYFDGRVIPDNPRIVNAQKSIRTNDIENVGKTARHHTFFEMLGNFSIGDYFKKEAIHWAWEFLTSEKWIGFDPEKLAVTIYPEDEEAYNIWHNDIGLPEARIIRLEENFWDIGEGPCGPNTEIFYDRGAEYGDDPNDPEMFPGGENERHLEVWNLVFSQFNHNPDGSYTPLPKKNIDTGMGLERMVSVIQDAKTNFDTDLFLPIIKLTEEISRQKYGKDTENDTAFKVIADHIRTVTFAVSDGALPSNEGRGYVLRRLLRRAVRYAKHLNIHEPFMYKLVPVVGSIMQDFYPEVVNKQEFIERVVRIEEERFHETLNEGLGMLNTLIDKAKAENTTTISGRDGFRLYDTYGFPVDLTEEYVADAGLTLNREEFDSEMEKQRERARAARQDSGSMQLQDDVLGHITDESEFIGYSQKESPAIVKAIVKDKKLTDVATEGDDVHVILDRTPFYAESGGQVADNGTLSNRNVTLKVKDVQKAPNGQNLHLVHVVSGVLNVREELIASIDDRARAAIVKNHTATHLLHQALKDVLGDHVNQAGSLVQEDRLRFDFSHLGQLTESELEQIETIVNEKIWEGIAVETMVKTLSEAKEMGAMALFGEKYGETVRVVQVDNYSLELCGGCHVNNTAEIGLFKIVSEAGIGAGVRRVEAVTGKKAYEYMTTQLEQLKKAASLLKTNVNELPLRVEQLQKQLKEKEKENESLSSKLAQFQAGNLMDDLQEISGVKLLVKQVSVSDMNSLRKMADSLKEKLESGILVLATVNGEKVSIVASVSKDLIKDGHHAGSIVKEVASMCGGGGGGRPDMAQAGAKDPSKLAEALDIVPELVKRNV